In Nematostella vectensis chromosome 11, jaNemVect1.1, whole genome shotgun sequence, a genomic segment contains:
- the LOC116613579 gene encoding uncharacterized protein LOC116613579, translating into MKVIEKGIRVNGLEAQRAKLAERLDKMWSLVYEIDPTERDWKESLRRTRSESDINKAVPSFPLVQPSNEPAIWLTADTGAQEMELDTNIVSSPSFGRLIRLNLINM; encoded by the exons ATGAAAGTCAT TGAAAAAGGCATCCGGGTCAACGGGCTCGAGGCGCAGCGCGCCAAACTGGCGGAGAGACTAGACAAGATGTGGTCTCTCGTCTACGAGATCGACCCGACGGAGCGTGACTGGAAAGAGAGCTTACGGCGCACGCGCTCTGAGAGTGATATCAACAAGGCCGTGCCCAGTTTCCCTCTTGTGCAGCCGAGCAACGAGCCAGCGATATGGCTGACAGCGGACACCGGGGCACAAGAGATGGAGCTGGACACGAACATCGTGAGCTCACCGAGCTTCGGGCGACTGATAAGACTTAACCTTATAAATATGTGA